A genomic stretch from Sebastes fasciatus isolate fSebFas1 chromosome 23, fSebFas1.pri, whole genome shotgun sequence includes:
- the bltp3b gene encoding bridge-like lipid transfer protein family member 3B isoform X2, translating into MAGLIKKQILKHLSRFAKNLSPDKINLSTLKGEGQLTNLELDEEVLQSLLDLPTWLAINRVECNKAAIRIPWTKLKTHPISLTLDKVVMEMSTCDEPRPANGPSPIATASGQSEYGFAEKVVEGISLSINSIVIRISAKAFNASFELSQLQVYSVNTSWSISDLRFTRIQDPQRGEILTFKEISWQMIRIEADAIQSAEHEMLSAPIRLITNQSKIRVTLKRRIKDCNVVASKLILVLDDLLWVLTDSQLKAMVQYAKSLSEAMEKSAQQRKSMATEDQESSAPPSDKQVRTQQASTAADQSATMANLFSAYDVCETSHHLQITHLDLHICDDIHVKDKVSNKRITGGAMQLSFSSITLDYYPFHRAGDSCAHWMHYSEATKTREGWARSLLDEFKSNVEMLKSAVRDQPGPTPPQGSPQHGKINTSSSASFSPPLPQSSKTQLTSSSVVLRIADFSIYQVSTADQRRSSPKTMISCNKKSLYLPPEMPAIHVEFTEYYFPDGKDYPIPCPNLYAQLNALQLVLDPRSLVWLNLFALDLRQSLQQFMEIYKLSDSQKPEEHVDIKVDGLMLKVVIPTDRDASCPADLPRSISVQTSEMVATNTRHPANCTRSHLEALLQAFEEEPFFSPCFTSFPRSSSSLPLLHPVFQRHAHEQDTKLHDIYRGLVAPSLGTDALKMPACADFWALHFAQFWVDYEGTRGGKGRPQPFVDSFPLTVWAGQPAKIVQHQERLRVAAGSVLSRSTSGESVTRLQRKRLLKDYYSTQNATEPPSNGLHKPISLDSLPSSSSPSSSSSKDADLHVLVHVQKHLSAQVSHRQYVFLMHLQRSIKALQHTLQQDLEEMGCKKDRKDPSQRPADHQPFTACLGLLLKSAEVSLLLKPVPQPEGSRSPMGSELSPSESRGTLEPGSDAGEGAEKGSDGAGSGSEGGGGGGAKGACTVDQLLCAEGLEGGASHGLAPLIPDSTTSNHKASVDGRTSAKNSGRRSSDEGGEAVVDGPVGGEDDSKAQTSDPLSDWSDKDQAAAAKMPQKGSLSVVSDLLSSSNSSRSTSLYSMSNIGRLMRDRSQSSFSVSYKNMKKSPSLQSLDNISIDSYLMEDGDAYSLLERDDVSMSGFKDAISEQSATESATEAVTGQEQEGGVSPDTVSATSQSIDDATKDIVSVLVLKVQSVCVAMEALGESTAAALQVGQVTPNQMGNVSLRQYLSNRSLGMVCSVPIPAQSSQAGGELRSASAGGLHGPEVRARLESGPCAAAHSPLAERNGFLQLRLHGYQASFLMSTLRNMAHFLEDDSAPQVLPMEISVRDTHVNLKDDGPRDNPSDSESSPITLHVDSLVIHRRDDGSFSIGVDTAAENQPRVDDALIDSALTPVAEAVGGVFAIPEATQTQAPPTSPPPSSREKMLVEENECLKVELSRTKMALAEAQMEKDSLLHRMKNLKVNTS; encoded by the exons ACTCTGGATAAAGTGGTGATGGAGATGAGCACCTGTGATGAGCCCCGCCCCGCCAATGGCCCGTCTCCCATAGCAACAGCGTCAGGACAAAG TGAATATGGCTTTGCTGAGAAGGTGGTAGAGGGGATCTCACTGTCCATCAACTCCATCGTCATCAGGATCAGTGCCAAGGCCTTTAACGCCTCCTTCGAGCTCTCCCAGCTGCAGGTCTACAGCGTCAACACCAGCTGGAGCATCAGTGACCTGCGATTCACCCGCATCCAGGACCCTCAGAGGGGAGAG ATCCTGACGTTCAAGGAGATCAGCTGGCAGATGATCCGTATCGAGGCTGACGCCATCCAGAGCGCCGAGCATGAGATGTTGAGCGCCCCCATTCGCCTCATCACCAACCAGTCCAAGATCAGAGTCACTCTCAAGAGACGG ATTAAGGACTGTAACGTGGTGGCCTCCAAGCTGATTCTGGTCCTGGACGACCTGCTGTGGGTGCTGACCGACTCCCAGCTCAAAGCCATGGTGCAGTATGCCAAGTCTCTCAGCGAGGCCATGGAGAAGTCGGCGCAGCAGAGGAAGAGCATGGCCACGGAGGACCAG GAGTCATCAGCTCCACCCTCGGACAAGCAGGTGCGCACCCAGCAGGCGTCCACGGCAGCCGACCAGAGCGCGACCATGGCCAATCTGTTCAGCGCCTACGACGTGTGCGAGACGTCCCACCACCTCCAGATCACACACCTCGACCTGCACATCTGCGACGACATCCACGTTAAGGATAAAG TGAGCAATAAGAGGATAACGGGCGGAGCCATGCAGCTTTCCTTCAGCTCCATCACTCTGGACTACTACCCGTTCCACAGAGCAG GTGACAGTTGTGCCCACTGGATGCACTACAGCGAGGCCACCAAGACCAGAGAGGGCTGGGCCCGGAGTCTGCTCGATGAGTTCAAGTCCAACGTGGAGATGTTGAAGAGCGCGGTTCGAGACCAGCCGGGACCGACCCCGCCGCAGGGCTCCCCTCAACacg gTAAAATTAACACCTCCTCCAGCGCTTCCTTCagtcctcctctccctcagaGCTCCAAGACCCAGCTCACGTCCAGCTCTGTTGTCCTCAGGATTGCTGACTTCAGCATCTACCAG GTGTCAACAGCGGACCAGCGCCGCTCCAGCCCCAAGACCATGATCTCCTGCAATAAGAAGTCCTTGTACCTTCCGCCAGAGATGCCGGCCATTCATGTCGAGTTCACGGAGTACTACTTCCCTGATGGAAAAGACTACCCCA TCCCGTGCCCTAACCTGTACGCCCAGCTGAACGCACTGCAGCTGGTTCTGGATCCTCGCAGCCTGGTGTGGCTCAACCTCTTCGCCCTGGacctcaggcaaagtctgcagcAGTTCATGGAGATCTACAAGCTCAGCGACTCGCAGAAACCCGAAGAGCACGTCGACATCAAGGTCGACGGCCTCATGCTCAAG GTGGTGATTCCAACCGATCGGGACGCCTCCTGTCCCGCGGACCTGCCTCGCTCCATCTCCGTGCAGACCTCAGAAATGGTGGCCACGAACACCCGGCACCCGGCTAATTGCACCCGCTCCCACCTCGAGGCCCTCCTGCAGGCCTTTGAAGAGGAGccctttttctctccctgtTTCACCTCATTCcctcgctcctcctcctccttacccCTCCTCCATCCCGTCTTCCAACGCCACGCTCACGAACAAGACACCAAGCTCCACGACATCTACCGAGGCCTGGTGGCTCCTTCGTTGGGCACAGACGCCCTGAAGATGCCGGCTTGCGCTGACTTTTGGGCGTTGCACTTTGCCCAGTTCTGGGTGGACTACGAAGGCACCCGCGGGGGCAAGGGGCGGCCGCAGCCCTTTGTGGACTCCTTCCCTCTCACCGTGTGGGCGGGTCAGCCCGCCAAGATCGTCCAGCACCAGGAGAGGCTCAGAGTTGCTGCTGGATCAGTTTTGTCCAGGAGCACATCTGGAGAGTCTGTGACACGTCTGCAGAGGAAACGATTATTAAAGGACTATTACAGTACACAAAATGCAACAGAGCCTCCTAGCAACGGACTCCATAAACCCATCTCATTGGACAGtctgccttcctcctcctctccttcgtCATCATCAAGTAAAGATGCAGATCTGCATGTATTGGTGCACGTGCAGAAGCATTTAAGTGCTCAG GTGAGCCACCGGCAGTATGTGTTTCTGATGCATCTCCAGCGCAGCATCAAAGCCCTGCAGCACACGCTACAGCAGGATCTGGAGGAGATGGGCTGCAAGAAGGACCGCAAGGATCCCTCTCAGCGTCCCGCGGACCACCAGCCCTTCACCGCCTGCCTGGGCCTCCTGCTGAAGAGCGCCGAGGTGTCCCTGCTCCTGAAGCCCGTCCCCCAGCCCGAGGGTTCACGGTCTCCTATGGGGTCCGAGCTCTCCCCCTCAGAGAGCAGAGGAACCCTGGAGCCTGGGAGCGATGCGGGAGAGGGGGCGGAGAAGGGGAGTGATGGAGCTGGATCTGGgtctgaaggaggaggaggaggaggagccaaAGGGGCGTGCACTGTAGACCAGCTGTTATGTGCTGAAGGATTGGAGGGCGGAGCCTCACATGGTCTCGCCCCTCTCATCCCCGACTCAACTACATCGAATCACAAAGCGTCAGTGGATGGGAGGACTTCCGCTAAGAACTCTGGGAGGCGGAGTTCAGATGAAGGGGGCGAGGCGGTGGTGGATGGGCCAGTCGGAGGTGAAGATGACTCTAAAGCCCAGACGAGTGACCCCCTGTCTGACTGGAGCGACAAAGACCAGGCTGCAGCCGCAAAGATGCCTCA GAAAGGAAGTTTGTCTGTGGTTTCTGATCTCCTCAGCTCCTCAAACTCCAGCAGATCCACCTCCCTTTATTCCATGTCCAACAT tggtcGTTTGATGCGGGATCGCTCCCAGTCCAGTTTCTCTGTGTCCTATAAGAACATGAAGAAGAGCCCGTCCCTGCAGTCGCTGGACAACATCTCCATAGACAGCTACCTGATGGAGGACGGAGACGCGTACAGTCTGCTGGAGAGAG ATGACGTGTCCATGTCAGGCTTCAAGGATGCCATCAGCGAGCAGAGTGCCACTGAGAGTGCCACCGAGGCGGTGACTGGTCAGGAGCAGGAAGGAGGCGTGTCCCCCGACACCGTCAGCGCCACCTCCCAGAGCATCGACGATGCCACCAAAGATATA GTGTCGGTGCTGGTGTTGAAGGTGCAGTCCGTGTGCGTAGCCATGGAGGCGCTGGGCGAGAGCACGGCCGCGGCGCTGCAGGTGGGCCAGGTCACGCCCAACCAGATGGGCAACGTCAGCCTGAGACAGTACCTCAGCAACCGCAGCCTGG GTATGGTGTGTTCAGTACCAATACCTGCTCAAAGCAGCCAAG CTGGCGGTGAGCTCCGCTCTGCGTCCGCCGGGGGCCTCCACGGTCCAGAGGTGCGAGCTCGCCTCGAGAGCGGGCCCTGCGCCGCCGCTCACTCCCCGCTGGCCGAGCGCAACGGCTTCCTGCAGCTGCGTCTCCACGGCTACCAGGCGAGCTTCCTGATGTCCACGCTGCGCAACATGGCTCACTTCCTGGAGGACGACTCGGCGCCGCAGGTGCTGCCCATGGAGATCAGCGTCAGGGACACGCACGTCAACTTAAAG GACGACGGCCCCCGCGACAATCCCTCCGACTCGGAGTCCTCGCCGATCACCCTGCATGTGGACAGCCTCgtcatacacagaagagacgaCGGCTCCTTCTCTATAGGAG TGGACACGGCAGCAGAGAACCAACCCAGGGTAGACGATGCGTTGATCGACAGCGCTCTGACTCCGGTCGCCGAGGCTGTGGGCGGCGTCTTCGCCATCCCAGAGGCCACACAGACCCAAGCCCCACCCACCAGCCCTCCTCCATCTTCCAGAGAAAAG ATGCTGGTGGAGGAAAACGAATGTTTAAAAGTGGAGCTGTCCCGAACCAAGATGGCGTTGGCCGAGGCTCAGATGGAGAAGGACTCGCTGCTGCACCGCATGAAGAACCTCAAAGTCAACACCAGCTAG
- the bltp3b gene encoding bridge-like lipid transfer protein family member 3B isoform X7: MEMSTCDEPRPANGPSPIATASGQSEYGFAEKVVEGISLSINSIVIRISAKAFNASFELSQLQVYSVNTSWSISDLRFTRIQDPQRGEILTFKEISWQMIRIEADAIQSAEHEMLSAPIRLITNQSKIRVTLKRRIKDCNVVASKLILVLDDLLWVLTDSQLKAMVQYAKSLSEAMEKSAQQRKSMATEDQESSAPPSDKQVRTQQASTAADQSATMANLFSAYDVCETSHHLQITHLDLHICDDIHVKDKVSNKRITGGAMQLSFSSITLDYYPFHRAGDSCAHWMHYSEATKTREGWARSLLDEFKSNVEMLKSAVRDQPGPTPPQGSPQHGKINTSSSASFSPPLPQSSKTQLTSSSVVLRIADFSIYQVSTADQRRSSPKTMISCNKKSLYLPPEMPAIHVEFTEYYFPDGKDYPIPCPNLYAQLNALQLVLDPRSLVWLNLFALDLRQSLQQFMEIYKLSDSQKPEEHVDIKVDGLMLKVVIPTDRDASCPADLPRSISVQTSEMVATNTRHPANCTRSHLEALLQAFEEEPFFSPCFTSFPRSSSSLPLLHPVFQRHAHEQDTKLHDIYRGLVAPSLGTDALKMPACADFWALHFAQFWVDYEGTRGGKGRPQPFVDSFPLTVWAGQPAKIVQHQERLRVAAGSVLSRSTSGESVTRLQRKRLLKDYYSTQNATEPPSNGLHKPISLDSLPSSSSPSSSSSKDADLHVLVHVQKHLSAQVSHRQYVFLMHLQRSIKALQHTLQQDLEEMGCKKDRKDPSQRPADHQPFTACLGLLLKSAEVSLLLKPVPQPEGSRSPMGSELSPSESRGTLEPGSDAGEGAEKGSDGAGSGSEGGGGGGAKGACTVDQLLCAEGLEGGASHGLAPLIPDSTTSNHKASVDGRTSAKNSGRRSSDEGGEAVVDGPVGGEDDSKAQTSDPLSDWSDKDQAAAAKMPQSVSRKGSLSVVSDLLSSSNSSRSTSLYSMSNIGRLMRDRSQSSFSVSYKNMKKSPSLQSLDNISIDSYLMEDGDAYSLLERDDVSMSGFKDAISEQSATESATEAVTGQEQEGGVSPDTVSATSQSIDDATKDIVSVLVLKVQSVCVAMEALGESTAAALQVGQVTPNQMGNVSLRQYLSNRSLGMVCSVPIPAQSSQAGGELRSASAGGLHGPEVRARLESGPCAAAHSPLAERNGFLQLRLHGYQASFLMSTLRNMAHFLEDDSAPQVLPMEISVRDTHVNLKDDGPRDNPSDSESSPITLHVDSLVIHRRDDGSFSIGVDTAAENQPRVDDALIDSALTPVAEAVGGVFAIPEATQTQAPPTSPPPSSREKMLVEENECLKVELSRTKMALAEAQMEKDSLLHRMKNLKVNTS, encoded by the exons ATGGAGATGAGCACCTGTGATGAGCCCCGCCCCGCCAATGGCCCGTCTCCCATAGCAACAGCGTCAGGACAAAG TGAATATGGCTTTGCTGAGAAGGTGGTAGAGGGGATCTCACTGTCCATCAACTCCATCGTCATCAGGATCAGTGCCAAGGCCTTTAACGCCTCCTTCGAGCTCTCCCAGCTGCAGGTCTACAGCGTCAACACCAGCTGGAGCATCAGTGACCTGCGATTCACCCGCATCCAGGACCCTCAGAGGGGAGAG ATCCTGACGTTCAAGGAGATCAGCTGGCAGATGATCCGTATCGAGGCTGACGCCATCCAGAGCGCCGAGCATGAGATGTTGAGCGCCCCCATTCGCCTCATCACCAACCAGTCCAAGATCAGAGTCACTCTCAAGAGACGG ATTAAGGACTGTAACGTGGTGGCCTCCAAGCTGATTCTGGTCCTGGACGACCTGCTGTGGGTGCTGACCGACTCCCAGCTCAAAGCCATGGTGCAGTATGCCAAGTCTCTCAGCGAGGCCATGGAGAAGTCGGCGCAGCAGAGGAAGAGCATGGCCACGGAGGACCAG GAGTCATCAGCTCCACCCTCGGACAAGCAGGTGCGCACCCAGCAGGCGTCCACGGCAGCCGACCAGAGCGCGACCATGGCCAATCTGTTCAGCGCCTACGACGTGTGCGAGACGTCCCACCACCTCCAGATCACACACCTCGACCTGCACATCTGCGACGACATCCACGTTAAGGATAAAG TGAGCAATAAGAGGATAACGGGCGGAGCCATGCAGCTTTCCTTCAGCTCCATCACTCTGGACTACTACCCGTTCCACAGAGCAG GTGACAGTTGTGCCCACTGGATGCACTACAGCGAGGCCACCAAGACCAGAGAGGGCTGGGCCCGGAGTCTGCTCGATGAGTTCAAGTCCAACGTGGAGATGTTGAAGAGCGCGGTTCGAGACCAGCCGGGACCGACCCCGCCGCAGGGCTCCCCTCAACacg gTAAAATTAACACCTCCTCCAGCGCTTCCTTCagtcctcctctccctcagaGCTCCAAGACCCAGCTCACGTCCAGCTCTGTTGTCCTCAGGATTGCTGACTTCAGCATCTACCAG GTGTCAACAGCGGACCAGCGCCGCTCCAGCCCCAAGACCATGATCTCCTGCAATAAGAAGTCCTTGTACCTTCCGCCAGAGATGCCGGCCATTCATGTCGAGTTCACGGAGTACTACTTCCCTGATGGAAAAGACTACCCCA TCCCGTGCCCTAACCTGTACGCCCAGCTGAACGCACTGCAGCTGGTTCTGGATCCTCGCAGCCTGGTGTGGCTCAACCTCTTCGCCCTGGacctcaggcaaagtctgcagcAGTTCATGGAGATCTACAAGCTCAGCGACTCGCAGAAACCCGAAGAGCACGTCGACATCAAGGTCGACGGCCTCATGCTCAAG GTGGTGATTCCAACCGATCGGGACGCCTCCTGTCCCGCGGACCTGCCTCGCTCCATCTCCGTGCAGACCTCAGAAATGGTGGCCACGAACACCCGGCACCCGGCTAATTGCACCCGCTCCCACCTCGAGGCCCTCCTGCAGGCCTTTGAAGAGGAGccctttttctctccctgtTTCACCTCATTCcctcgctcctcctcctccttacccCTCCTCCATCCCGTCTTCCAACGCCACGCTCACGAACAAGACACCAAGCTCCACGACATCTACCGAGGCCTGGTGGCTCCTTCGTTGGGCACAGACGCCCTGAAGATGCCGGCTTGCGCTGACTTTTGGGCGTTGCACTTTGCCCAGTTCTGGGTGGACTACGAAGGCACCCGCGGGGGCAAGGGGCGGCCGCAGCCCTTTGTGGACTCCTTCCCTCTCACCGTGTGGGCGGGTCAGCCCGCCAAGATCGTCCAGCACCAGGAGAGGCTCAGAGTTGCTGCTGGATCAGTTTTGTCCAGGAGCACATCTGGAGAGTCTGTGACACGTCTGCAGAGGAAACGATTATTAAAGGACTATTACAGTACACAAAATGCAACAGAGCCTCCTAGCAACGGACTCCATAAACCCATCTCATTGGACAGtctgccttcctcctcctctccttcgtCATCATCAAGTAAAGATGCAGATCTGCATGTATTGGTGCACGTGCAGAAGCATTTAAGTGCTCAG GTGAGCCACCGGCAGTATGTGTTTCTGATGCATCTCCAGCGCAGCATCAAAGCCCTGCAGCACACGCTACAGCAGGATCTGGAGGAGATGGGCTGCAAGAAGGACCGCAAGGATCCCTCTCAGCGTCCCGCGGACCACCAGCCCTTCACCGCCTGCCTGGGCCTCCTGCTGAAGAGCGCCGAGGTGTCCCTGCTCCTGAAGCCCGTCCCCCAGCCCGAGGGTTCACGGTCTCCTATGGGGTCCGAGCTCTCCCCCTCAGAGAGCAGAGGAACCCTGGAGCCTGGGAGCGATGCGGGAGAGGGGGCGGAGAAGGGGAGTGATGGAGCTGGATCTGGgtctgaaggaggaggaggaggaggagccaaAGGGGCGTGCACTGTAGACCAGCTGTTATGTGCTGAAGGATTGGAGGGCGGAGCCTCACATGGTCTCGCCCCTCTCATCCCCGACTCAACTACATCGAATCACAAAGCGTCAGTGGATGGGAGGACTTCCGCTAAGAACTCTGGGAGGCGGAGTTCAGATGAAGGGGGCGAGGCGGTGGTGGATGGGCCAGTCGGAGGTGAAGATGACTCTAAAGCCCAGACGAGTGACCCCCTGTCTGACTGGAGCGACAAAGACCAGGCTGCAGCCGCAAAGATGCCTCAGTCAGTATCCAG GAAAGGAAGTTTGTCTGTGGTTTCTGATCTCCTCAGCTCCTCAAACTCCAGCAGATCCACCTCCCTTTATTCCATGTCCAACAT tggtcGTTTGATGCGGGATCGCTCCCAGTCCAGTTTCTCTGTGTCCTATAAGAACATGAAGAAGAGCCCGTCCCTGCAGTCGCTGGACAACATCTCCATAGACAGCTACCTGATGGAGGACGGAGACGCGTACAGTCTGCTGGAGAGAG ATGACGTGTCCATGTCAGGCTTCAAGGATGCCATCAGCGAGCAGAGTGCCACTGAGAGTGCCACCGAGGCGGTGACTGGTCAGGAGCAGGAAGGAGGCGTGTCCCCCGACACCGTCAGCGCCACCTCCCAGAGCATCGACGATGCCACCAAAGATATA GTGTCGGTGCTGGTGTTGAAGGTGCAGTCCGTGTGCGTAGCCATGGAGGCGCTGGGCGAGAGCACGGCCGCGGCGCTGCAGGTGGGCCAGGTCACGCCCAACCAGATGGGCAACGTCAGCCTGAGACAGTACCTCAGCAACCGCAGCCTGG GTATGGTGTGTTCAGTACCAATACCTGCTCAAAGCAGCCAAG CTGGCGGTGAGCTCCGCTCTGCGTCCGCCGGGGGCCTCCACGGTCCAGAGGTGCGAGCTCGCCTCGAGAGCGGGCCCTGCGCCGCCGCTCACTCCCCGCTGGCCGAGCGCAACGGCTTCCTGCAGCTGCGTCTCCACGGCTACCAGGCGAGCTTCCTGATGTCCACGCTGCGCAACATGGCTCACTTCCTGGAGGACGACTCGGCGCCGCAGGTGCTGCCCATGGAGATCAGCGTCAGGGACACGCACGTCAACTTAAAG GACGACGGCCCCCGCGACAATCCCTCCGACTCGGAGTCCTCGCCGATCACCCTGCATGTGGACAGCCTCgtcatacacagaagagacgaCGGCTCCTTCTCTATAGGAG TGGACACGGCAGCAGAGAACCAACCCAGGGTAGACGATGCGTTGATCGACAGCGCTCTGACTCCGGTCGCCGAGGCTGTGGGCGGCGTCTTCGCCATCCCAGAGGCCACACAGACCCAAGCCCCACCCACCAGCCCTCCTCCATCTTCCAGAGAAAAG ATGCTGGTGGAGGAAAACGAATGTTTAAAAGTGGAGCTGTCCCGAACCAAGATGGCGTTGGCCGAGGCTCAGATGGAGAAGGACTCGCTGCTGCACCGCATGAAGAACCTCAAAGTCAACACCAGCTAG